A single Bacteroidota bacterium DNA region contains:
- a CDS encoding MBOAT family protein, whose amino-acid sequence MFFTSFHFFIFFPVVVLIYYFIPHRFRWIWLLLTSSVFYLAFSWKYLLLFFGVILVNYFIGIKIYTSDGHFRKKLYITGIIVNILILCFFKYFNYLAIDFTKIAEFLHLHYPDQFVNIILPLGLSYLIFTAISYLIDIKRQEIHSERHIGILASYFLFFPKVAQGPIERAGHVLPQFHKKHHFDYDGFTAGLKLMAWGFFKKLVMADSLAVFVNAVYSNPQNSHGLVLIIGTVCFAFQLYADFSGYTDIALGAAQVLGFDLMQNFRRPYLARSVRDFWTRWHISLSSWCSDYVFLPIVEHTYDLKRKLKKVKFLHRLSAEKIMYVAATLTTFIIIGIWHGVGWNYLIVGLLFGFYVSFDMLTKNLSRKVNIKTGITKRPLLFQNIQIVTTFFMLCLPWIFFRANTMNDAVIMIQNLFQGWSLQEIKKSFVLLYHNGINERLIIIMFLSTLLLIITDILSEKRDILLRIAEKPLFIRWAIYYLLIIAIIAFSTTESKQFIYMQF is encoded by the coding sequence ATGTTTTTCACTTCATTTCATTTCTTCATCTTCTTTCCGGTAGTTGTTCTTATTTATTATTTTATCCCGCACCGATTCCGCTGGATTTGGCTTTTACTCACCAGTTCTGTCTTTTATCTGGCCTTCAGCTGGAAATACCTGCTTCTGTTCTTTGGTGTTATACTTGTCAATTATTTCATCGGAATCAAAATATATACTTCTGACGGGCATTTCAGAAAAAAGCTCTATATCACCGGAATCATCGTCAATATCCTTATCCTTTGCTTCTTTAAGTACTTCAATTATTTAGCTATTGATTTTACCAAAATTGCAGAGTTCCTTCATCTTCATTATCCCGATCAATTCGTGAACATCATCCTGCCTCTTGGATTATCCTATTTAATTTTTACGGCCATTTCATATTTGATCGATATTAAGCGACAGGAGATACATTCTGAAAGACACATAGGTATTCTGGCTTCGTATTTTCTGTTTTTCCCGAAAGTGGCACAGGGTCCTATTGAAAGAGCAGGACACGTATTGCCTCAGTTTCACAAGAAGCATCATTTTGATTATGATGGGTTTACTGCAGGACTGAAACTGATGGCATGGGGATTTTTTAAGAAACTGGTCATGGCCGACAGTCTTGCAGTATTTGTGAATGCCGTGTATTCCAACCCTCAAAACAGCCATGGGCTGGTTTTAATAATCGGCACCGTATGTTTTGCTTTTCAACTCTATGCCGACTTTTCAGGTTATACCGACATAGCTCTCGGAGCGGCACAGGTATTAGGATTTGACCTCATGCAGAACTTTCGCAGACCATATCTTGCCCGATCGGTCAGGGACTTCTGGACCCGCTGGCATATTAGCCTCTCATCATGGTGCAGCGATTATGTTTTTCTGCCTATCGTTGAGCATACCTATGATCTTAAAAGAAAGCTAAAAAAAGTCAAATTTCTTCACAGACTCAGTGCAGAAAAGATAATGTATGTAGCAGCAACTCTTACAACTTTCATCATAATTGGCATTTGGCATGGAGTAGGATGGAATTACCTTATAGTAGGTCTATTATTCGGCTTTTATGTCAGCTTTGACATGCTTACGAAAAACCTCAGCAGGAAGGTAAACATTAAAACTGGTATTACAAAACGTCCTCTTCTTTTTCAAAATATCCAGATCGTAACGACTTTCTTTATGCTCTGTCTCCCATGGATTTTCTTCAGGGCAAATACGATGAATGATGCGGTTATCATGATCCAAAACCTGTTTCAGGGATGGTCATTACAGGAAATAAAAAAATCCTTTGTTTTATTATATCATAACGGGATAAATGAGCGGTTGATTATTATCATGTTTTTGTCAACCCTGTTGCTGATTATAACAGACATTTTATCAGAGAAAAGAGACATTTTACTGAGGATTGCTGAGAAGCCGTTATTTATCCGGTGGGCCATCTATTACCTGCTCATCAT